The following coding sequences lie in one Phalacrocorax aristotelis chromosome 4, bGulAri2.1, whole genome shotgun sequence genomic window:
- the LOC142056777 gene encoding progonadoliberin-2 — protein MAMAPRGSLLLLLLLLLLVPAPAQHWSHGWYPGGKRDLAPTPAQQIPAPLWRCRPPPCPPRREKPLLAVAPRRD, from the exons atgGCCATGGCACCCCGTGggtccctcctgctgctgctgctgctgctgctgctggtgccggCGCCGGCCCAGCACTGGTCCCACGGCTGGTACCCAGGGGGCAAGCGGGACCTcgcccccaccccagcccagcag ATCCCGGCCCCGCTGTGGCGCTGCCGcccccccccgtgccccccgcGGCGGGAGAAGCCGCTGCTG GCGGTAGCGCCGCGCCGCGACTGA